CTGAGAGAGAGCAGAATCTTAATGGACGCTCACTGTCCTTTTATAGTCAGGTGCGTTCTCTTCATCCAACTGaggcagatagatagatggataggtAGGTAgaggatagatagatagatagatagatagatagataggtagtatcatcacattattatttttgccttgatttctttgttagatGGAACAAAGAGACTCAATACTCAAATCTGAGACCTTTAattattgtcaaaatagttgaagaaTTCAAGAATGATcaattcattgttgcagcctCAGTACTAGTACAATagataaaacacttttaattaaacaaaGGCCCTCTCATGTGTTTCCTTAGAATAATTTTGAGTAtaacatatactatatatatatatcacagaTGAATCCGGAGGTCCCTGTACTCCACTGCTTTACATGATTTGCATATGGCTAAAATTCTTATTGATTACAGGTTCCATAAAACCTTTCGAGACTCTGAGTGCTTGTACATTTTGACAGAGGCTTGTCTTGGTGGGGACTTGTGCCGTCTACTTAAAGACAAGTAAGTATTTCTCTAAGAGATTCTTAAGATTTAAGGCACTTTGTTTTGTCATCATACACTGATATTTATAAttctacagctgtgtttttatccAGGGTCTGATGCAGGGTATGAAATGAAAAAGTGGtattaaaaaaggtttaaatcTGATACTGTATGTACTCTACTAGAAGAAACATTTGATCCTAAATGCCCCTAAATTACATTATAAAAGTTGATTTCCTTCCCTGGTCTGATGTTGGTCTGCATCACACTATTGTTGCATGAGAGTTCTAATgaaacactgtttgtgtttcagaggaTGTTTGGACGAATGCGGCACCAGATTCTACACCGCGTGTGTCGTCGAAGCTTTGACCTTTCTCCACCGTCGAGGTGTCGTCTACAGAGACGTCAAGCCTCAAAACGTCGTCCTGGACGAGCACGGTTACGCCAAGCTGGTGCGACAATTTGCCTCGaacattttgatcattttgttgTGTCTGACTGAAGGTAACTGTGAAATATGAATGTTTCTTTTGTAGATTGGCTCCAGGTGTGTAAAGAAGGTAGAGATGGGTAAGAGGACCTGGACATTCTGCGGCACACTGGGCTACATGTCGCCTGAAATCATCCTCAACAGGGGCCAcggtgtctccacagacatgtgGTCACTgggcgtgtttgtgtttgaactgcTGAGCGGTGGGTGAGTCTTCACTGCGCCACAgcacaacattattatttactctGTACTCTTACAGAGACGGATGAGAACTGCTTTGCCaatttctatatttatatgCATTAAGTCAGTGTAGTAATAATATAGAGCGTGTTGTTTGATACTGTAGATGTTTAGAGGAGCAAGTTCAAAAGctatttactgtttttactgttttactgtttatgAGGTAAATAAATATGGAAACATATGGAAATACTTGATATTTTATTCTTACATATGGATTAGAATTGTAATTTAGTGGAATTTAACGGTATGGTAGGCCCTCCTAAGATttagaatgtttttcttttgcccCTTTTTACTTCTTCAATAGTATCCTTATTCTCATATGCTTTTATTTCAAGTTACACGTGAAAAAGTTTGGCGTTTTCCTCCCTCACCAGGCTCCCGTTCAGCGGCTCAGACCCAATGAAGATTCTCACTGCGACCGTCGGTGGCATCGATCACATCGACTTCCCAAAGACCATCAGCAAAAACGCCTCCAGTCTCATCAGGAAACTGTGCAGGTGATGAATTATAACGTGGAAGTAAACGATaatggttttgttttcctcctcctcctccgtccaCCAACAGAGACGAGTTGGCGTATTTGGACGTGACCTGAGCTGCGACACCGCGCTCTGCATGACAGCGCCTCCCAATTATTCCAcagattatttctttatttctttatttgtttctttatttatgtgcGGTCTCTTTCACGCTCCATCACCAAGGAGCGCTCCCTCACAGAGACTGGGCGCTCGGAGAAACGGGGCCAAGGACATTCAGAGGCACAAGTGAGGAGACACATTTTATATTCAGACACTGGGGCTCAGTGAGCTGTGCTCAGTAAACACGTGTGATTCTCTGTTTTCACTCAGATGGTTCGAAGGATTCGACTGGGACGCACTGTGTGGACGAACACTGAACCCACCGCTCATTCCCAAAGTAAGACACTTGGAATTTTGTCAGAGTCAGTGATTCCGATTTTATTATTGCTTTGGTCACCTCCTcctaaacttataacttgatacaagtGTAtttatctgctcctggtctctctcttctgtctccacctcacctccctcttgtccctttctctcccccctttctgtcccccacctctcctctgtcccccatttttcctttcaccacaaccagGTGAGGCAGATCTTTGAGTCTGgctctgtcagagatttcttctggttaaaagggagttttttttctctccactgatgggAAATGCATTGTGTGAATTTTTGGCTTTCTTCTGACTCCATAAGAGCCTGgatagctcagtcggtagagcatcagacttttaatctgagggtccagggttcaagtccctgttCGGGCGAACCTTTATAGCCAAGTAGAATGGAATTCACTGATTAGAATGATAGATCCAACCTTTATATGCAGATGACATGTAACTGTGTGTGCCtaatataaaagataaaagattaTACATCAAAATGATCAACTCCTTTAAGCTCTTCCCACGATTGCAACTTTTCTCCCAAAGGCTTTTTCTCCTCAAAAGCAAAGGTCAATGTTTCTGTCTCCTTCTACATTTTTCAGCCAATTTCAATAAATCATACATCAAATTCTGAATTAAATTATATATGTTCTTCCGATTTTTACACTTTCctgaaatatttaactttttctcCACCGTTTCCTCCCATAGAAAATGAATGTAGATCGAAAGCAACAGTCAATTCCTCCTACATTTTTCAGCCGATTTCAATGATTCATACTTTCATACAAACTGGGAAGTTTGTTCAGGACAATTTTGCttgaattttaaatattaaaatctctttttgaGATAGTCAACTTTTTCTGCAACTTTTCTGCCATAGAAACACACATAGGGCACAACAAAGGCAAGAGACAATGTTTCTGTCTCCTCCTACACTTTTCAGCTGATTCCAATAATTCGTACGTCAAAATGTGCGGCTCATTCGGGATATTGTTGCTTTAATTTCTGATCTTtcagattttacttttacttcttgCTTAAATTTAACAATTTTCAGATTTGtatacttttaaaatatttgacattttctgcaaTGTTTCTCtcattgaaaatgaatgcaaagggCAAAACAGCAACAGACAATGTTTCTACTTCCACTTACTTTCTTCAGCCAATTTCAATAATTCACACAcatcaaaatgtgacatttattcaGGACATTCTTgcttaaattcacatttttgttgctgtttttaacaCGTTTTGGGGATTCTGCAACATTTTTCCCATTGGAAATGAATAGAGAGGGCACAGCAAAAAAATTCCAGCTGATTTCAACAATTTATTCATGAATAAAATGTTCGTCCAGCTCATTGTTGAGAACTGACAGATGAGGCACAAACAACCTTCCCAGCTGAACAGTGCACATGTTATTTGTTTGGTGATAACTGAACCAGAAGGttataaactgtatttatttttatttgtttttatctgtttacAGATGAAGCCGTCTTGGGACAGCAGTGTCTCGTGTGGAGATTACACGGTGGAGTCGGTGGAGTCGTGCTCCAACTGGGATGAGGATTTCTGACACTGTGAGCTGTGAACTTCATCACCTGCAGGTTCACTCGTCATAAAAgattctctcttctctgtctcactgACAACAAGGTGTCACTTATATTTTCAGACAGGAAACAAGCAACTACTGCCTTCTGTGTTCAGCTGAGAGAAAACTACCAGAACATCAAGCAATATGACTTCACCAGTCACATAGAAAATGATCACCTTAATCCATTAACCTAAAGTtctatttctctttctttggcTGCTG
The DNA window shown above is from Solea senegalensis isolate Sse05_10M linkage group LG5, IFAPA_SoseM_1, whole genome shotgun sequence and carries:
- the prkg1l gene encoding cGMP-dependent protein kinase 1 isoform X2, producing the protein MQSGLDSLSHSMELLSSVPFLKSLPEDVIVKLSDLMEERNFTEGDYIIRQGATGDTFYVISKGQVKVTEKKPGNEEQVVLSKLSEGNWFGEKALAGENTWTVNVVAAGPVTCLVLDRQTFKDIIDGLVFNCSPDVHQSHDSKAESEQKGSGVLSSSTLSDFHIICSLAAEAEFGHVDLVKLKSDVKGLFTMRVLKKKLIINCGQREHFLRESRILMDAHCPFIVRFHKTFRDSECLYILTEACLGGDLCRLLKDKGCLDECGTRFYTACVVEALTFLHRRGVVYRDVKPQNVVLDEHGYAKLIGSRCVKKVEMGKRTWTFCGTLGYMSPEIILNRGHGVSTDMWSLGVFVFELLSGGLPFSGSDPMKILTATVGGIDHIDFPKTISKNASSLIRKLCRSAPSQRLGARRNGAKDIQRHKWFEGFDWDALCGRTLNPPLIPKMKPSWDSSVSCGDYTVESVESCSNWDEDF